The genomic window tttttaaaaaaacagaataatttgcctttttttttaagcttggtACCATGTTTCTTTAATGTTGTTGAGAGATACTGCACCCATCTTTCAGCATTTGATTGCCTTAGGTGACCTTTTAAAAATGGTGCTACGGTTCAAAGCTCTCAGAAGTGTGGTATTAAGGCATAGAACGTGAGGAGTTTTCTTTCCAGGGAGCAGACTGTGTTTGTATTACATTCCTTTAGATTCTGAACTGCAATTCCCATCCCCTTGGAGCCAAAAGGGGAACAGATAGTTAAAAATATCCCAGCAGTCATACAATCAgttgtctgtattttttttgaaccttaaaaaaaaaaaaaaaaaaaaaagaaaaaggaaaaaaaatcccgtAAGTAGAGACAGAACAGAGTTCCAGATATGAGTTCTTGGGAGggattttccattctttttggCACCTTGTGATTCTAACAGCTGTTGTCCTCCCATTGAAAAATCTGCCTTTAAAAAGAGCTCTTTCTTTATCAGCTGTGTTTTGAGCTGTTACAGTTGTGGTTGGTTTCCTGTGAAAGCTGCTTTAGGGCTCCTGCCATCCCATGCCCACCCCGCCATCACTCCAGCTCCTCCCACCGGTTCTTCATTCACTGGTTGCCTGTCCTTGTGGCACTGTGGATGTGATGACTCCAGTCTGGGCTGGCACTGCTCCACTGGGCTCTTCTATCCGAGGTCTTTTCACTTCAGGTTCACTGGAGGAGGCTGCTGCAGTCTCTTCGGTCCCTGGCTCGCAGACCCGGCTGACTACAACAGGAGTGGACGAGCTGGCCTGGGCTGCAAGGAGCTGCAGTGGATTTGTAAGAGCTGGCAAGGAGGATAAGAGAAGCAGAATTAGTGGGATGAAGCAGAACAAGCGTTTGCTAttccaagaaaagaaaaaaaacaaaaccccaccgTCAAACACGCGACAGCTGGCACACGGTCGGGTGGTGTTTTCCAGTGCATTCTGAAAGCCTGGCTTGCcttgtccttccctctccctccacaACCTCTGCTTTTCAAGTTTACCAAAACAGCACCAACCCCTCTGACAGAACTTCCTTCTTCCTATCCACTGTCAAACAAGGCATTGCTAGCTAAGTATTCACCCCCAGCAAGGGAGGATCAAGCTCTGCTTAAAATTACAGCACATCTCTTTGAGAGGTACTTCTGATTGTAGGTGGCCAGAGAATTTCTCAAGAACTGCAACACCCGTGTGCTGGGCCTTTTATTTGGAGGTTTAGATGCTCTCTTGAGCCCTGCTCGCCCAGGAAGAACAAACCAGGCTGTTGGGAAAGAGAATCCAAATATTGAGGGTACTGACATCCCACTTGTAAAAGGGGCAGGAAAGAGCTTACCCTAGACAACCACATGTGTTCCCATCAGAACTGGGATCTGAACCCAGGAATTTCTGGCTTCCAATCTTGTATTGCAGTACTGACACAAGGTCTCACCCTCCCATTAATAAAAGTGGTGAGAAAAAAGACGATTTAAGTAGCAACCCTCTGTAAAAATGTCTACAATTCCTAGTTCCAGACAGAGAATGTGCTTACACACTGACTTTGGCACACACCACtgcttggaaaacaaaacacatgcaGTTTTTGGACTCTGCATCAATCAGAGAGGAAGCCAAAGGGGACTCAGGAGACAGCACATCCTCTGCCCTCCAGACTCATTTGCAAAGGATGGAATGACTGAACATCAGTGCTGTGCTCACTGCTAAATGCATGAAAAAAGCAGCCCTAGGATaaataaacaaagcaaacagaacAAAGGCCCTCAAAGCCCAGTAACTTCTACCAAGGCATGAGAAGGAAGCTGTAGAGTATCAAGAggatgaaggggaaaaaaaattagggtAAGGATGAGGGCAGTCAGCCATTACAGCTTAGTGACTTAGAGAACCTAAATCACACAGTTGAAGAGAAGTTAACTTAGTACAGATGAGAGTCAAGAGACTCAGGCTTTGTTTTGTGAACCAGAAAATTTACTGCCacttacaaaaaaaacctcagatgCAACTGGAACACTTCCCAGTTTGATGACAGTTAAAAAAGTTTGgtgagataaaaatattttaacataaaaatgttaaaataagaAACTGTCTGATTCTATATTAGACAAACACtaatattaccacaggcctagGCCCtatcactgtgtcccacagccatagggaggaagaggagagaagatccagcaggcaggaattgtgcagcaagattgatttatttaattattttacaaactcttttatagacttttttcttcatagtctaattggacaaaggatcagccaccccttgggggtgattggctaaaatcctaaacatccattgtcaaaatatttttctactataccataaacaagacttttcaaggctggaGGTGTTTGGCTGTTTACATACcctgctgcctcttctgtgagagagaaaagtctctcacggacttagaaaatagcaagaaaatccttgctagcagcatttttgtatccacccACTACTGCTGGTTAGTAGAAGCTTGACCTATCTGATCTATTAATATCTTACAATAATTGCATAAAAACCTTATCACTACCATTTTTTGATAGTTCCAATGAGATCCTTGCAATTCAAGTGCAAGGCAGGTGGTAACTATGAAGAGATGTGGCAGAAAATTCTGTAGAAACATTCCTACCTTCGTGAAAGGCATCCAaagcccagcagtgcccttcATTTCAAACTCCCAAAAAGCACAGCCTGAGGCAGCAGAAATGCTTGGCACCTCAGTGAAAAAAGCCATAAGAAACCTGGATATTCCCATCCTCAACTGAATAAAATCTGAGGTGCTGAGCAAGCAAGAAAAGGAGGCTGCCAAGACATGGCTTGCATGGAATTTCAAAACACCATGCTTGACAAATGACTAGAACACATACTGTGTATACAAAAAATCCTACATTCATTCACCTGGTGAAATAGATCTTGTTTTTCTCAGGCTATAAGACTTTAAGATGGGAATGTACGTTATTTTCTTATTACTCTATGGAGTCGTGTTTCACAAGATCTAAAGAGCACCATGgaaattttattatttggcATGCTGCAAGCAAAGGCTGTTGgtcaagagaaaataaatgaaaacaggCTCTCCACAAGAATCACTGACACTTTCAACAAGTAACCTCAAGAGCTAGAGAGTCTCAGCAGCAATAACTGCACGGCCAAGGGCAAAGGAAGGACACTGTGCTTTTCTGCCAGAGAGCAGGACATTTCCCCCAGGAAAGGGAGCAGAGGCAGGGTACCTCCCACTGACATTTACAGCCCCAGAAGCGGAAGAATTGCAATACCTTTGAGATGGACACATGGAATAACTTGATACACAGTAAGCAAGAAGAGAAAACACTTGCAGCTTTCCACCCTGCCTGCTAAGCTCgggcagcactgccagcccagGAGCTGGGGAGCAGACCCACCGTAGGTGCTGCCGGCGATGCTGTTGGTGGGCACGGCGTGTTTGCCGTTCTGGGTGACCGCCCGCACCGGCAGCTGGTGCTGCCCCAGGGCCACCggagctgcctgctgcaggaTGGTGACAGTctgcccagggacaccctgggccATCTGACTGGCCACTGTCTGGATAACACGGCTGGCTGTAGGGATTGTGGCAAACGCGATCGTTGGCTTCTCGTCCATGCCTGTGGAGAGCAGAAGAGACAATGATCAGTCACTGCCCTGGCTTAGAGGCAGGTTTTATTCTCATTAACACTTGAGCAGGGATACATACTCCAGGCTTACAATACCTCAGCACCACAGAATGAGTATTTGGAAACACTAAAATATCCTCTATTGCACACTTACTCTATCAAGAACATTTTTCTTAGAGCATAAGCCAcaagaaaaatttttaaaaatcaaaaccatcAATATGACCCTTTGCCCTAAAAAGGCATCATCTCCCTTACTGGCACATCACAGCTGTGATATGGACAGTAGGCACTGCAAATCTCACAGCTTACTTTGCAATTTCAAACAAATTGGCCTGACTTTCAATACCACACAGCAGGAGAAGGCATTAAGATCTTAAACAATGCCTGGAGCCAAAAGTCTGCAGCAGCTTGCTGTCAGGTCTGCATGGAGGTTGATTTACAAGGAGGTCTTCCCACAGCTGCCAGTTTTTGCTGTGGAAGTACAGGAAAAAACAggatggaagaaaaataaaaaataaaaaaggagagcTGAGCTCCTGGACAGAGGTAACTGCTTGAGAGTACTGAACCACTTTTCTCACTTCCCAGGACAAGTAAGGGGTCAATTCACAGGTATGAAACAGATACAGGACAGCAACCTGCCAGGCACGCAGGAAAGAAGACGAACACCACTCTTCCAGGGGCTCTGTGTGTCTCAGAGAGAGGGCAGGATGCACAATCTCCTTAGTCCTGTAGGAAAGGTGGCCTCTCCCACTTTAACATTTGCACACAAGAGTGGAGTTAGATGGGACATAAGCACTGAGCTGAAACCTGCAGGCAAGCCGATGGGGATAGGTAGAgaaaaggcaaggaaaacagGGAGTTCAGGAAGGAAAATCCAGCAACCAGGAAAAGTAGAGGCTAGAAAAGGATATGAGTGGGACAAGTAGGGAAGGAACATGCAGCAGCAAGAACTAGTGAATGAAAGAAGGGAGCAGGTGACAGGCAGCTGCAACTGTTAGCGCTTCAGGAACGTGTATGGGATCGAGACAGGAATTTCTAGAGAATGCAAGTGAAACTCAAGCAAGATAATCAGTGCTGAACTAAAAATGCCAgtggtcctgctgctgcaggaggggaagctctttgtcattttttccttcccttagaGAGGGACCATTGTCCCACTGCCCACATAAAAGCAGTCAGAGAAACCAGCCTTGCTGCTGGTACAACATACACTGACCTTGTAGCACTAAGACCTTCTGAAATGGGGAGCAGACAAGGTGTTGTCTAGATCACAGCAAGAGAATATTTAACTCATTAAATCCCCCAAGGCTGGAATTTCCAGCTTAGGGACAAAAAAAGGCCTTTGTTCTAACTGGTTTTTGAAGATTCTTTTAAtggggcactgcctgcactTCCAGAAGCacatgctttcctctaggaatcCAGGCCTGCAGAAAGGAAGGGCTCAATCATTTATTTACAAGGCCATCCTGAAGCAGAGTTGCAGCCTTTCCCAGGCTCTCTCTTTTGGCTGGAAAATGCAGACACTTTCATAGCCAATATACAGGCATAATACTGGTATTGGGGATAATTACAAAAGCatgaagtgacaggacaagggggaatggcttcaaaccgAAAGAGTAGGTACAGATAAGACattatgaagaaattctttcctgtgggggtggggaggccctggcacaggttggctagggaagttgtggctgcccctggatccctggaagtgtccaaggccaggttggatggggcttggagcaacgtgggatagtggaaggtgtccctgcccatggcatggggattggaatgagatgatcttcaaggtacCTTCCAACCCCCATAGATGACTCTATATAATAAGAAAATTTTAAGCACTGCATGTTTTTTCAGGCTCCAAAGTCTCTTAGTTTTGTTCCCCAGGAGACAAGGGAGCACAGTTGTCCTGCTCTCTGGTGGAGACAAAAAATTGGAAGAGCTCTCATTTGGTTTAAGTTTTACCtggagaaacattttttttaagggCTCAGTGCCCAGTGAGTGAAAATGTTCAACCACTCTCCCCTCCAAGCCTGCTCAAGACTTATTAGCAGAGTAGCAAGGGAGGTGAAAAGCTACCTCGGTGGTCACCAGCTAAGTCCAacactgctcctgcagcttcatGAGCTCCTCCTGCTGTGCCCTGGTTTGTAAGGATGTATCCATTTGCAGAGTTTGCAGAGGAAGTCACCACTCGGACCATGGTGACAGTGGGAGCTTGTTGAACTACGTGGATTGCATGGCACGAAGGCTGCTGAGAAGTCACTATTGATGCTGGCATGTAGGCCACCGGTTTGGCCACCAGGGTGGATGGTCGGGGAGGGACAGCCATAATCACTGGTTGGGCACTCACTGGAGATCCTGAACAGAAGAGAGAAGCACATGTTAACAGGAGAGGCAAAAAGACCACCATTGATTTCATCTATGCACTTCCAGTCTACTCAAGGCTTCAGCACTGGCAAGGCAGAGGgtggaaacaaaagaaaaaaaataccaaggCTTCAAAAATACCACCTTCAAACTTCTCCTCCCTAATGTACAAAAACACTACTTGTCATCTGAGCACATTTCTGTGAATAAAAGCCATAATAAACATTAAGAAAATCTGCCAAACCAAGCTTTCCTTTACGAGCTTTGCCTTCCAACTTCATCCCACACCTCAGGTCAGAACAGCTGACAAGCAGATATTTACCAGGCCCTGGCCACAGCACCACAGCTTGGTGTAGCCAAGTCGATCTTATCCAGAGGCTGGTAAATGAGTGCAAGTGAGCTGTGTGCTGCCATGGCTGCTCTGCTGTCAGATCTTTACAGCCACCCAGTTCAGGGTTAGATCAGGTGTCTCTACACATTCCGCCCCTCCTCCAAAGAGTAGTAAGAAAAATGGTTTAAAGTTGTACTTGCACCATCAGTCTCTAACAACAAAGTGGGAAGACAGTCCTGGATCCTCCAATAACACACTGCAGAAGCTTTCCTGTGGTGTCCTTGGCATGGTACATGGGGCAAGTGAACAGCCACCCTCTGGAACAAGAGCTACTCACCAGGTGCACTCTGGGAATACCGATACTCTGGAACCGAGGCCAACTTTGACCCAAAGTCGTGATCGTGTGGAATGGGTGAGCCCTCCCGTGACAGGCACTCTGGAGTCTGTAGGCCACTAGAGTGAGGGGACAGCAGGCCAGGGTGAGTAGGGGAGGCAGGAGCACTCCTGAAACACCAAAACATAGCGTTGGCAAGTGCAGATGCATTTTGACCACAAGACACCAGCAGAGACTTGAGTTTTGTCCAGTACAGGATTCTCTAGGAAGGACAGCCTTTCCTCCACAATATCCTTCCTGCTAGGAAGAGCTGAAAGGTACACAGTGACCCCACAAACACTCCAGCACTAAACACTGTTGTGTTATTCCTTGCTGGAGGGAACTGAACCCTTCAGAGTAGGGTTAACATTTCATTGTTAGACCCATTGCTGACAGAGAAACCTCAAATGCTGCATGCTCAGATCAGTTTTACAGCTTCAGATCATTCTCAAAGAACCTTCATCAGAGTTTGAGAGTGAcagggagaagaagaaagatgCAAGTAGAGGCAAGTGTCTGGCCCTGCATATGCTTACGGAGCAGTtgcttccccttttccctgttgCATCCCTCCCCAACCACTTGGTTCCCACCTCTGGCCCCAAACACGTGAGGAATTGTACATTTCTTTATTGACAAACCagaataaaaagctgaaaaattctCCTCCTGTTTCCTCCACATTTTAACAGACAGAAAATAGGAGGTGTGGGAAGAATGTTCCATGAAACTGCTCCAGCTAGTGCTGAATTCCAAATCTTCTCCTCATAGTTACAAggctcagagaagctgtcatTGCACAAGGCAGTGGAGCTGACTGGAGCAGCCACACAGAACTGCCGTTGCTTCACTGCTGACAACAACCATCAACCTGATCTTCCCTACAAGAGAGTGTTTTAAATACCACAGAAGTTATTCCCACTATGATCTAATCCACATCTAAACACAGCTTTCCTGAAATCAGAGATTGCCATCTGAAAACACTTACTCCAGCGATAactgctttgaatttctttgaAATGATGCCAAAACAGATACGTTATTTGATGCATTTTTGCAGTTtgattctggatttttttttttttttgttaaacacTTAAGAAGTCAGAACAATTTTAAGATTATGCCTCAGGACTAACTATATCACCTCTCAAACTATAAACAGCAGCAAAGTTTACTCACTGTACTTCAGGAGAAgttttagtttattttctttgtaatgAGTTTGGCACACAGATGAGAGGAAATTGAAGTTACCTGGAGGAGAGAGGCCCAAAAGGTGTTCGAAAGCAGGACACTCCTCTTTGCCTTCTTTTTCTAAATGCTTGTTCTACAAGTTTGGCTTCAGAGGCAGGGTCAATTCGCCAAAAGGAGCCCTTTCCAGGCTCCTCTTGGGAGCGTGGGACTTTAATAAAGTAACGGTTCAAGGAGAGGTTGTGCCGAATGGAATTCTGCAGGAAGCAGAGGAATGAGATGATTATTTTGCCAAGGAGAAGTAtgtaacaaagacaaatgggtTGCATCACACAGcttggaaaaataaatccaCCCTGCCAGAATCAGTGTTGAAGGTAGAAACAAGTCACTCAACTCACACAGCTCCAAAGTcacagaacagcagcagaaaactTGGGGAAAAGTGTCAGTTTCTCCTAACCAAGTTGAAAGATGGGTTTGCTTGGTACTAACTATTAAATACAtctggagccaggcagagcagtgacTTCTCTGTGGAAAGCCATGAAAGCAGAGCTTTTGCTGAGGCAGGGGGAAATCATTGTAAACCACATCAGAACTCTCTCGAAAGACAGGCTTTATTCTCGGCAAGAGGAAAAAGTTGTCTGAGCCTGTGCTAACTGCTCACCTGCCAAATGATTACCAAGGTGTCCAAACATGCCCTAGAGGACACTGCATCTCACAGTAATCACAATGCAAGGCAGCCAACATGCCCTCAGCCAGCTCTGGGAGGAATCCATGAGCTGTGTGGcactctgcagctctccagatGATGACAAGACTGTTTATCTTTTCCATTGCAACAGCCCATCTCTTACAGGCCGTAGCGCTTGcttttgggctggggaagggctcagcaagcctcAGTGGGCACAAACTCATCCCTCTTccactttcaaaacaaaacaaaagctttcCTAGCAGGTTTAGACAATCTCTTCACTGGTGATGCCTTACAATGCCActggagaggagagaaaaaggcAACTTCACTCCCCGCTGAAATGCAGCTCTCTGAAGCAGGATGCAGCAACTGGTTCACAAAGCACAACTCTGCTGAGCAGGTTAGGGCAGGAAGTGAATTCCACAGTTAATTAGAACTGCAGGGAAAAGCCAGGGAGGCAGAAATGTATTTATTCCAACTGCACTCAAAGTGCACCAAGCAGTACTGCTCCTGCCAGTTGCATACAGTGAAATCAGCAGCTGTGAGAGCCTTTGCAGCTGTATTAGCGTATTACATTCAAATGACAACACCCATGGCAGAGGTGTGATGCCAAGAAAAAGTCTGAAAGCAGGTGGAGCTGAGGTTCCTGAAACTTTGGAAGCAGCCCTCAAGTGAACATTGAAGTTTGATTTAGCATGTGTTAACTACATCCAAACTCTCCTGTGAAGCTGGTCAGGTTTCTTTTGAGTACCACAAGGAGTGCATGGAGTCCCAGTTTCCCACTCAAATTCAAAACTTGCGAACTGTGACTTAGGCAATGCACTTGATAcactgggaaaacaaaacatcTATAATGACTTAAGGTGCTATGATTAAAAACTGGAGCCTCAGTTTTAGGTTGGATATCCTTGGTTTGGACAAATCATGCCAAACAAAGGTGAAGTGAAGGATTAAGCAAGTATCTGGGCAGAGGAGTGACTGAGGATGTAGGGAAATAAAGTACAAAATGAAAGACACAAGACTACAGCATTAAAAGAGGAACCAGAGAGCCCAACAGTAACACTACATTGCCCTGCAATgtattccaaaaaaaaaaaacctaatccCCCACAAACGAACTAGTCAGCTTGTGTTAAACAAATTCACTCTGGGAACAGTCAAAGCAGCTCTATTCCCAGTGCCCCAAATCTTTAATAAATGCATTTCAAAGCAGATAAGCCCTGTCAAAGTAGTTTAAAAGCTTGTCAGTGCCAAGAACTCACCTGCCAGCCTTTGTCAGCAGTCCTGTAATATGGATAATGCTTGGTAATGTGGGCATAGATCCCACTTAGTGTTAATTGCCTGTCCTGTGCTGAAGATATAGCCTGCACAATTAGCTGAGCATAAGAATAGGGTGGCTTGGATTCATCCTAagcaagaaaaaaccaaacaaaaaaaaaccaaacaaaaatttaGTCACTAACAAAGAATTCCTACAGTGCAGTGTACCACAACCCAAACTTAAAAAGCACATTGGGCTGTAATTTTCACTGATGTCaagagagcagcagggcagctAAGAGAGCATTAGCTCTCCCATTGCTGTTTTATGCTGCCACCACCCCATTTAGCACAGGCATTTGTGTGCAAACAGAGCTATAGGGCTGAGCCAGATGAAAACTatctccttccctctctacacaaacacacacaaaccccaccTTCAACCTGATTCCATTCCCCATTGAATTTCCCACACATGCTTACACCAGCACAAGGAACAGGGTCAAGACAGGCAATTGGAATCAAGAAATACAGAGTATAGGTACATTCACTGCTTTCTGTGTTCATGAATTAAAGCCTTCAGTTCTTCCCAGCTACACTCTGTTAGAAAGGTTTCAAGCAGTATGTTATCAGCCCTCCTCCCAGCAACAAGCCCAACATGAAACCTGATCCCATCCTCTCCCTACTCCAGCAGGATTTGTTTCATTCTAGGAACTTTAATTTGTTTGCTAGACCTCATATTTCCAACTCTTTGCATTAGTCCATCAAGAACAACCCTTCTTGTCTCGAGGGAGAATTAAGTCTACAAAAAAAAGCCATCTAGTAGTGTGCTCCTCCACCCAATCCCAAATCAGGTGGTTTTGGATCTGGAGCTTTTAACTTTGATCTGAAGATCAGCTCaccaaaattacattttatcaTTCTAACtaagttattttttaatctaaatTCCACTTGCTACTCTCCTTGTTTAACGCCTACTTGACAGGCCTTCATGTTTGTTTTAAAGTCTGACTACAGACTTCTCATGACAAGGATCTGGCTTCTTCCCTTGCTTCTGCTTTCTCAACTGTGTTTTGCAAAATACCAttaatgaaaagaagaaaatgagacaCTGAATTTTATGTGCCTCTTCTTTATGGGATCTTGATTTAtcaaataagcaaaaaaattattcttgctTAAAAACTTTAGTGAATGATTTGAATACATTTTGGGCATCTAAGCAAGCAGAGACTACCACTAAGCCATGGACAGTTTCAAGAAATGACCTTAAGCATCTGGAGGACACTGTACACAGCACCTTTATGGCCAGGGTGTTCTTAAACCCCTTTGAACTCTAACCAGAACTAGCAATAAAGCCCCAGGTTTTAATAATCCTCCCAAGGAGCACTGCTGGGTAAGTAATGTTTGTGTGAACCTTTGGGCTGTCCCCGCCAGATGCATCTGCCTGCTGCTCTGATGCTGCCTTTGCTGCATactctgctgccagctgcagatCCGAGGTAATGTTGTGAACAAAACGATATCCTGAGGATCCAGCACCACGTGGACTGGCTGGGCAAGAGTTGGGAACACTGGAGaggcaaaaaagaaagaaatacagttGTTACTTCATTTATTAACAAGGAATGCAGTTCTTACTCTCGAAGGTACAGTAAAGCTCTCTGGTCATGGAGAAGCAGATGCAACGGCCTTTCTTTTGCCCCTGTGGCTTATCCAAAGCCCAGACAGATCgagaaaaaacccaccagagATAAAATTGGAATTCCTACAAAATCCTGACACTCCCTGCCACATACACTTCCTGCAATCACAACAGAGCAGTGTTTCAAAGTATTAAACAACTCCTTTGTGTTTAGAGAAGCACTTAAAACTTCAAACAACACACGGTGTATCAGGGATGGGTATTTAAGTAAAGGAATAGTTTGTTATTATGACTTGTGAATGAACAACACACCAATCTCCTTGTAACACAGATCATATTTAATCAATCCTTCTGACAGTTCTTCTACAGTAGCAGAGCTAAAGCACCCAGAGCAGGGACCTGCCATGAAGGTCCCTGTCTAATACCACAGCTGAGCTTCACAAGCCCATACCTTGACACcacacagctggggacaggggttTCCTTGATTCACCCCACACTCCTGCAGCCAGCAAAGGGGAGCAGCACTCCCTGCCTACACACAGAGGTAGCCCAACATCAGTTTTGGCTGGAAAAGGCACATTCAGAGTGGCAGGGCCACCACAAGATGGCATTACAGGAACGGCGACTGAGCACCACAGGCTGTGAAAGATGATAAAAAGCTACGAACACATAAAAGGGGGCTATAATTTGCAATATCACTCAGGCACACAGAAATGCGTGCTGCAAGATGAGAACTAATTAGAAAGGCTTGTCTAGGGATCACACGTCCTTGATTTGTGGGGTTGgaaggatcacagaatcaaagaatggtttgtgttggaagggaccttaaagatcaccttgttccaaccccctgacatgggcagggacaccttccactggacagGGTTttcccaagccccatccaacctggcctggaaggATGGGAGGAGAGGGACGAGTCTGGGAAACTGAAGTTCCCTTTTTCTGtctctcccttgtcctgtgCTGTCCAGAATTGAGGGATGCAGTGCCAGAACAGCAGGATGCACAGCCAAATCCCAGGATTACAAATGTCTTCTAGGAGCAGAGAAACAATAAACAAGAAAGCAAACCAATACACAGAAGATTTACATAGCAAAACAAGCAGTTCAAATTGTATGAAAAGATGCAAATTGAAGC from Aphelocoma coerulescens isolate FSJ_1873_10779 chromosome 14, UR_Acoe_1.0, whole genome shotgun sequence includes these protein-coding regions:
- the FOXK1 gene encoding forkhead box protein K1; its protein translation is MAEVGEDSSGARALLALRSAPCSPAAAPPPGPPPPAAPPAACAGPVLARLQGREFEFLMRQPAVTIGRNSSQGSVDVNMGHSSFISRRHLQLSFQEPHFYLRCLGKNGVFVDGAFQRRGGPALQLPPQCTFRFPSTVIKIQFTSLYHKEEVKEEASTHPLRPLYPQISPLKIHIPEPDLRSVVSPLPSPTGTISVPNSCPASPRGAGSSGYRFVHNITSDLQLAAEYAAKAASEQQADASGGDSPKDESKPPYSYAQLIVQAISSAQDRQLTLSGIYAHITKHYPYYRTADKGWQNSIRHNLSLNRYFIKVPRSQEEPGKGSFWRIDPASEAKLVEQAFRKRRQRGVSCFRTPFGPLSSRSAPASPTHPGLLSPHSSGLQTPECLSREGSPIPHDHDFGSKLASVPEYRYSQSAPGSPVSAQPVIMAVPPRPSTLVAKPVAYMPASIVTSQQPSCHAIHVVQQAPTVTMVRVVTSSANSANGYILTNQGTAGGAHEAAGAVLDLAGDHRGMDEKPTIAFATIPTASRVIQTVASQMAQGVPGQTVTILQQAAPVALGQHQLPVRAVTQNGKHAVPTNSIAGSTYALTNPLQLLAAQASSSTPVVVSRVCEPGTEETAAASSSEPEVKRPRIEEPSGAVPAQTGVITSTVPQGQATSE